From the Telopea speciosissima isolate NSW1024214 ecotype Mountain lineage chromosome 9, Tspe_v1, whole genome shotgun sequence genome, the window GGATAATTAAATAGGATTTCAAGTTCTGAACAGAAAACTTCTGAAACCTAACAACATAAACCATTGTAGTTTCTTAAATAGACTTTCAAGTTATAAAACAAATGGGACTCGAACAACATAACAGTAATTTCCATAGTAGACTAGTAGTTTCTAAACACCCCTCCAATACCCAAGAGCCTCAATTGCCCCTTGGGTATTAAAATTTCTTCAAAAGGGACTTTGAAATTACTGTTAGTTTCAGAAATCTGGTGATGGGTGTTTCCCAAATCAGAAAAATTACCACATCCCTGACCGAAAAGAGACACAGAGTTCATGCCTTGTCGCAGAAAGTTAGAAaccagagagagtgagagagaaatgGTGAGGATTGAGGAATGGTCTTTGCGATGGCAAGAGAGATGCTGAGGAATGGTCTTTGAGATGGTCTCTATATCTGTAACGAGTCACTCCTTACCCAAAAGAGATCCGTTTTTATTAAAGTTTTGTGAAATTACTACCTTACCCATAAAAAATCGTTGTTTAccacgtgctcattaaagagcagcGCAAAATTGGAATGAAagtaatttcaattttgaaattgaaagggGTCTTCacctgtttcagaatttctattccatcttatttctatttcactgaaataatgtgcaaaaatcaaaccaaacaaatttccaaaatagaaatgacccatgaaattgaaatagaaatcataccaaatcaggccttagtCTTCTATCAATACAACTTCTAATTCCATGAACATCCATATCATTCCCTTCTCAATTGAGCAACACAACATTATTCTAATCTATTCTTGActcaaaaatatgaaaaatcatCTCAAATTCTTCAATAAAACTTCCTGTGCAATCCTTGCTCTCTCTCAAATGTCCCTTCAAATGTTTGGACCATGCTTCAATCACTTTCAATTCAGCAACCCAGATTCATAAATCTTCCATTAATTCCTTAGACTAACAGCAGCTTCCATCCCAAACTTCTTGTTCTCTAATTCCAGAGCTTGCTCAACCGAACTTGTTTGGGTCCAGAATTTCATAAATCCTACTGATTTTTCCATTTCCTACAGAAGCTCCCATCAATTTTACACACCCACAGCATAATCcttcatctctttcttctttttcttcttccttttcctcttcttttcttctcaaattcCAAAACCAATTTGTTTTGCTTGCTGAGAATTGTTAATTTATTCCTCTAATCTccaaatctatatatatatatatatatatatatatatatatattaaaaactaGTTAAAGCTAATCTAATCTTCTTCTATATTAAGTACCCCTATTAAACCCATGTGATAATCTAAATATCAACTCTCTCACTAATCCCATTATCTCATGATAATCCTTAGCCAAACCTTATTTACGAGTTGATTTCAGCACCTTATGACACCTCATAATCCTTAAGCTATGTGGCTTCCTACCTCAGCCATGTGGCTGGCTTTGAACAGCCACCACTTCCTTGCCCATGCACAGCCTCATAGGCCACCTCCTCCTTCCTCAAAACGATGTGGCTGTTACTCCATTTGCCACCTCTACCTAGCTAGCCATGTAGCTGGCTctccattgccaccaccaccaccttgcCATGCCATATGGCTGGCCTCCTATTGCCACATCCTCCTTATATGATTCACCTTCTACTCGTCTAAACATGTGGCTGGTTAAGTCTTGCCACCTCCACCTCTCCCATGCACATGGTGGCTGTCTCCACAGCGACCATGTGGTCCTATAGTAACTTGCCACTACAAATCTTCACGTTTAGCTGATAATTTAGTCatgtaaatgaaaaaataattcCTTTCGACTTAAAGGGAGTAAATCTAAACCAAGAATTCCATGCAAACCATTTTCTACACTTATTACCTAGCTGCTATATAAGCATTACATTCTCAATTTTAAATAGTCACACTTAATTAAGGCCAAGTACTCAATTTAATCTTCCTGAACTTATTTTCAAATTATCTCTCTAGCTGCTATATGAGTGACCCTACCAAACATAAATTTCCATGTCAACAAGTACTATTCATATCAATGAATGGTACAAATCGAAATTACGCCATTAATAACCTCAGATCACCATTTCTAGCAGTGAAGGGTACAAATCAAAAGTAACCCACTTAAAAACCTCAATGGATCAAAATACATAAACAAATTAAACAGACTTCCTAATGACTTAACGTTAAACAGCCCAAACTTTATTGCAGTTTGGTTCAGTCCTTCAACGAGAGGAAGCCCAAAAATTGAAACCTACCCATGATAAGCCATATATAAGGTGTAGTCAATTACCCAATTAGAAGTAGATAGATTCACAAATATGAATAGCTAATAGACCTTAGGGATGAGGAATTTTGAAAAGAAAGTCCATAAAATGCAGAAGGAAACTTACTTTACTGGCCCTAGCATGAATTCAATGGATGCAGCAAAGATACTTGAACAGAAAAAGACTCCAGGTTTGCCAAAACAGATACCATTGCTTGATCCAAAGGAGAATGCATCATATTGGAAGAGATCATTAACATCCAATCTTACAACAGTGATGAACTTCTTTGCGCATGTTGCATTTTGGTCATCTCCTAATACACCTGATATACTCAAAGCATATTACTGCTTCAATGAGCCATAATACCGGACCAAATGGGCACTGGAATAACACctaatcagtttttttttgggcacaAATTTGAGGAGTCTTTTGAAACATTCCGATTCAGACCCCCCATATGCAAGCAAATCCACTATCAACGATGCAGTCTTTGCATCAGGTAAGAAACTTCTCTGAGACATTTCATTCAGAAGCTCAAATGCCTTATTGGTCTCTTTCTTTTGAAGAAATCCTTGAACCAAGATATTATAAGTCACATTATTTGGAGGACatcctttttctttcaatttcatgAACAAATCCCAAGCTTTGCTCAACAAGCCCTCTTTGCAGAGTCCCTTGATCATTGTGCCATATGTCATAATATCAGGCTCCAAACCTTTGGAAGTGATGGAGTTGAAAAATTCTTCGGCCTCTTTCGGCATGCATGACTCCCACATTCTGTCAAGGAGGACGCTGTAAGTAAGAATATCAAGGTTTTTAGAATCTATTCCATGAAACAGTTTCAGCGCATCATCAACACGCCTGCTTTTGCATAGCCCGCTCATCAATATAGAATAGGTGTGTTGATTTGGGTTGTGCCCGTGAACTTTAATTTCTTTGAAAACCTTCAGCGCATACCCAACTTGACCCGCAAGGAAAAATCCTTGAATAAGAGAAGTATATGTAATAGTGTCAACGATTATTCCtttgtggggcatttctttaaAAAGCTGGAAGGCTTCATTCATCCTCTTGCACTTGCAATAGCCGTTAATTAGTGAACTATAGCTAATGGTGTTGGGCTCATATCCCCAACTCATCGTGGaagtaaaaaaatttcattgcCTCATCCATTTGACCCAGTAAACAATATCCATCTATCAATGCAGTGCATGAGATTAATTGGGCTCCACACCATTCTGAATAATTAAGTAAAAGAGTTCACGAGCTTCTTTGGCCTTCCCTTCTTTACAAAGATCAG encodes:
- the LOC122640268 gene encoding pentatricopeptide repeat-containing protein At1g62930, chloroplastic-like, whose product is MSWGYEPNTISYSSLINGYCKCKRMNEAFQLFKEMPHKGIIVDTITYTSLIQGFFLAGQVGYALKVFKEIKVHGHNPNQHTYSILMSGLCKSRRVDDALKLFHGIDSKNLDILTYSVLLDRMWESCMPKEAEEFFNSITSKGLEPDIMTYGTMIKGLCKEGLLSKAWDLFMKLKEKGCPPNNVTYNILVQGFLQKKETNKAFELLNEMSQRSFLPDAKTASLIVDLLAYGGSESECVLGDDQNATCAKKFITVVRLDVNDLFQYDAFSFGSSNGICFGKPGVFFCSSIFAASIEFMLGPVKFQKFSVQNLKSYLIIQFDWRKLENVVRRNKSSRWGGGSGGRSGGMEKFEGLETESEMCS